DNA from Balaenoptera musculus isolate JJ_BM4_2016_0621 chromosome 4, mBalMus1.pri.v3, whole genome shotgun sequence:
CAGAGGAGTGACGTGTCAGTTGAGCGCTTTGCCTCTGAAAGCAGAGACTAGCCCCAGGCTTAGCATCAGTGCTACAGTTGCTCTTAATAATTCTCCTGTTTTGTTGTACTGTTTATGCTGGCTCAACCTCCATAGGGTCCCTTGGAAACTTTCCTCTTGCAGAATCAAGCCAACCTCTTTTGATTGCAGATGGTTCTGTTTTTATCCATGGGAGTTATATGGTATGGCGATGCCAAAGTCTGGAATGTCAGGCTTAGCTACATGAGAAGTTTTGTGTGAGTGTACGTGTGCgtgctttttttcccttgctctcAGATTCTCTAAATCCAATATTCAAAATAGAATATGCCAGGAAAATGAAAAGCTAGGTCTCAAAACAATAAATATGCCAGACCTGGAGCTACAAAAAGCAACATCCCACAAAACCATATTGGTAAaagctctgatttttttcccctgttgatactatacatacagtcatgtttatttctctgtcaaaACCCTAAATTGTAACTCTTTTTAAACCTGTCCTCATTCTGTATCTTATTTCAGGCACATCTCTTCCTGGTTTTCTCTCCCAACCTCAAAACATTCCTTGACCAGGAACAAATGATTTATGGGTTGGGAATAAGCAATTTCCAGACTCTGATTACAAAGGTCTCCATCAGACCCGGTGCCGAAGCGAAGATgagcccagattttttttttcattatctattGCTCAGTTCTGGTGACACCATTCCCTCCTTTGTGGAACTATTTTCATTCTGCATTTGGGGGCTTTTTCTTCAACGGAGACTATGAAGAACTCTCTTTTGAAAAGCTGGACACCGCTACCCCCAGAACAATAAATGCCCCATCATGCATTCATTCTAATGATAATCTTTGTTATTTGAGAGACAGGGCTCACCAAGCAGGCTGAGGCCACAGAATctcaaaagaaagcaaagagtaAAAGATATACCGCTGCCTGCCAGGAGGGTTTGGGGGGTGGGTGCGGTTCTGTGACACGTTTCCTTTTCAGTTCCTCCCATTTGTAAATTTAGCAATTTGGAAAAAGATGAACAATAGacaattaatcaaaataaaacatacgGCAAGGGTTTTAAAGCCAAGCTTTCATTGCAGTGACATCTTACAGTAGTAAAGGTTATAATTGTGATGGCAACATAGAAAATCAAAAAAATGAGCTTGTGTGAATCATGTCTCTGTGACACTGATGGCTTCTTTTCCTCATTGTCATCACGGATGAGGAGGTGATCAGAGCCATAAATCCATTTAGCCATTTGCTATTCCTTCTGGTTTATGATAAAGTTGTCAAAGCGTGAAGCAAACTGAACTCTTTCCAGAGGTACCTTCTCTCACGGgatgttgtttttccattttcctttcacaGGCCATCATGACTGGTATACTCCTACTGTTGGCTCACAAAGAGTGGACTCAGAGACACCTGGTAAATGTATAGACATCGAGTAGGTTGGCAGAGAAAGTTTGAAGGTCAAATCTCTACTAGTTCAGGATGGAACACAGAGAATGATTTCTGATTATAATTGAATCCTATCTAATAGATGCCTTACTATGATGAATTTCAGtaataaatgatgttttaaatgCATAATTTTTATCTGATACCTGCTCCAAACATTTTCTACCAGTTCCTGTGATTATTGTATTTAGATAGTGTAGTCTGGGGAGGACAGAATCAGTGTTAGTCTTCCTGAATTTCATTCTGAAAAAGTGGATCTATAGGATCCTCtgtttttaataatgtattttcaaGTCTCAGTTCCTCAATTTGGTATCTCCTTCCAATCTCCCTGTTACTTCTTCTcctaaaaaaggatgaaaattctGTGATATCTTGCATTTCAACAGTATAGAGCCAAGTAAATCCCAAGGTACAGAAAGACTACCTTGATTTGATTATAGCTCCTCTTCCCATGGCTACagcagggcttctcaaactttaatgtatgtgtgaatcacctggggatctggttaaaatgcagattttgattcagtagatctgagtGAGGCCTGAGTCTCTACATCTCTAATAAGTTCCCAGGGGATATTAGTGCTCCTGGACCATAGACCACACTCTGAATAACAAGGTCCTAGGGTAAGGCAGGGATTCTGTTCACTCATCTTTGTTTTCCCACCCAGACTGGTTCTCAACACATGATAGGaggtaagtaaataaatgtattgagTGGAGTTGATTTCATTTTTGCTTCAGTGGGTTGATATGTTATTCTCCCATAGTGAAGGTTCAAGAGGAAGGCAAAAGGGCCTGAAGAGATGGTTGTAAcccatttctccttcatttcccaGTAGGAAAGATTAATAGCCAGCATCTCTTTCTTTCCACATATTGCTAAAAAGCTTCTGAAAAATCTAGTTCCCAAAGTAacaatttgtttctgctttattttcagtGGGAAGCTAGTTTCACCTTTGTGATTCTGAGCATCCTGGGATGTCCACTTCATTTTACTGTAGCCTTGGCATCTGCTCTCCTTGGCCCGTATTGCTTCTACTCCTTTTGGGGGATTGCAGGGACCAATTACCTTGGTTATGCAGttgcctttccttttccatatgCAAAATTCCCATCAGTTTGTGTAGACCCACCACACTATGAAGAGTACCACCTGACACTTCAAGCCTTAGACCTGTGCCTGAGCTTTGCCATGCTCTGTGTGTCCCTGACAGCGTTCATCACACTTTCTGCAAGACTTATCCGGAATGGACACATAAATGTAAGTTTCCAGAAAGGGGCAGCCAGTTCCTGTTCCATCCTAAATGCTAAAATGGAAAGTTTGGTGTATTAATACTtaatctgtctctcttttttactCCTGTATCTTGTGTAACCAAAATTCTCCCACTCTTTCTACTTCTACTCCAGCTAAGAGGCTGATATATAATAAATGCATCAACATCAGATTTAGCTAACTTTTTCCAAAAGGGctgataataattttaatatgataATAATAGAATCATGAACTGAATATTTAGTATGTGTTGGTGtacttcccatttcacagatagtaAACGGAGGCTAAAGAGTTTgtataacttgcccaaggtcacacagcttaatGACTAGTAGGACCAGATTCAGAACCCAGAGCTATTTCTCTTCATCAGGCCAGATTTGTCCTGGGCTCCCTCATCCCCCTCCTTGCCTCCTCTGCTCCTCTGCCAGACCATTAAGATGCAAGGCTCTGGCCTCCAGGAGGGTTAGAGCGGGGTCACTGGGAAAACAGCACAAGTGATTTCTGATTCCAAATTCCTACAGTTGATACTGGGTCCCTCCTTTGTGGGTTGAACAACCTCCCTCTGAAAAGAGGTATTTCTCACTGCAAACTCTTATACTGGCTTTATGATTCAAGTTAGGATTATGTCAGGGTCAAGTGAATTTGGGTTATGTTAGccaatttttttccagtttcatccTATCAGCACCAACCAGTAAAGCTGGAAGACAAGAATTTGGCACTCTCAATGCTTTTTGTGGTCAGTCTTGTCCTCTTCAACTTCTTCATAAATCTGCAAAGGAAATCCTGTACATTCTTAGGAACAGAGTTGATTTTACAAGGAACTTGCCGAGAAACAAGGCAAGCAGACCCAAATCACCGCCCCCGCTGTACTGCCAGGGCATGTAGAAGTTTAGTATTTGAGAATTCTCCCTTGTGGCAAATGTCCTAACTTTCTAGACTATTTACTAAGGAACATATGCGTAGGAGAACCACACGTTAAAAGTTGACAGTCATAACCCCTTAGCATGCATAGCTAATCAGACATCTGGCTGTCATTTTAAGCATGACCCTCACAACACTGAGGTTTAATGTAGGGTGGAGGAtagggagaaaagaatgaaaaaaatatacgcCGAGCTTGGTAAGCCAACAGCGCCTTACCATGGAAACCCAACAGTGAGACCACCTAAAGtgcctggagagagagaaaattaattgAAAGCAGAGCAAAGTTCTGTGACTTCAGGGCTTTGCCTTTGCCCATCTTGCTCAGAACAGTTTCTTGCTGTGTGGTTTCTGAGCTAGGTACAGGACCCAATGCAACTACAACGCGTTCCTCAAAGGGAATCAGTGACATCAGAAGCACCCAGGGTTTTTGTGAAACTAGATTTCTGCATCCCTTCCAGGTCCATTCCCACTATGTCAGAAATTCTGGGGTTGGAGGCAGGGAACGTGCGTTTTTAACACATGCCCCCAAGAGATCCTGATGAAAATTCTCTTCCTAGCACACAATGCACTAAGTATCAATTCTGGACAgaatctcagttttcccatttgcaTAAAATGCAGCACTAGTTTGGGTGAGAGTTCTAGATAAATTTAACAAGCATGTCTTTGTTGAACATTCTTGGATGACTTGACACCACGTAATCCATAGGGGTGGCAGATCACGTTTCGTTAGCGAGGATGAGTGGCTGACATAATGGGATATGATGTCCTGTATTAATAAATACACTGCTGTTGCCTCGAGACCAAAAGGAGCTCAGGAAGCCTGAACAAACCTTTGTTACCATGCAGAAATCTCAGCTACATTAGGCACAATTTCTAGCAGTGAAATAAATGCATTGTTtattaaaattctagaaaacacaTAACTTTCTTAGAAAGAAAGGTGGATCGTTTGCTGGGGTACAGAATTCTATGTAGTGATTCTACTTTTAATGAACCTCTGTGTAGTTATGTTGCTAGATTCTCTACAGTGCTGAAAGggataagtaatatttttaaatgtttatttaaaactattaataaaCACTGTGAAATATGCTGCTGATTCACACatttttcatataaacagaacACTGAAAGTGCTTTTAAAACCTGCCCACTTTTAAGTGTCTGCCTGAAAAGTAAAATTCTTTTATGTAAATATAGTACATAGCAGGAAACTCAAGAGCTATgaaaatttgtaaaaaagaaaaaagtgatggTTTGAAGGAGGATTTGGGGGAAATTGTGGCTGTACTGtaaaacaaaatcaattttttcAGATCTATATGTAACAGTCAATATTATGATGAAAAATATTCCCTCATAAGGGTTTGTTTCTGcaagtttaaaaacatgttttcaaaaatgaatcAAGCACCCCTTTAGGAATCACCAcattcattatttcttccttcctgtgcCTTTTCAGTTTAGTAGAATTGAAGTCATCTTGTGTCCCAGTCAGCTCAAGCTGCTATTAAAAAATGccgtagactgggtggctcaaccaacacacatttatttctcacagttccagggactggaagtccaagatcaaagtgccagcatggttggtttTTGGTGAggcctttcttcctggcttgtggATGGCTGCCTGCTCACTGTGTGCTCTCAAGGCCTGTCCTGGGCTTGCTCCTAGAGAGAGGAGCAATCTCTCTGTCTCCTATTTTTTACAGACACTAATCTCATCATGGGGACCCCAcacttatgacctcatctaaacttaattacctcccaaatgacttacttccaaataccatcacagtggggattgggatttcaacatatggatttagGAGGGGACATAAACAGTTGATAGCATCTTATTGAAGGTAACACAGTGACAGTGTATGAGCATGCAGTCAACTGGTACCCAACTAAAACCAGAGGTCTAATGCTTGAAAGAGGCATGAAGGGTTCGATGATTTTGACAAACACTCACAAAAGCATGGTGTGACtgatacagactgaatgtttgtgtcaccCCCAAAATCTACATTGAAGCACTAACCCCCACTGTGATGGTGGTAATTAGAtttggatgaggtcatgagggcagagcccccgtgatggggttagtgcccttataagaaaaatgaagagaccaGCATGCTCTGTCCCTCTCCACCGTGATAGTATACAGCAAGAAGGGGACCGTTTACAAACTAGGAAGTGGGCTcccaccagacactgaatcttctgacaccttgatcttggacttccagcctccagaactgtgagaaatgtctgttgtttaagccatccagtctatggtagtGTGTTATAGCAGACCAGGCTGACTAAGGCAGTGAGTCCTTCCAAATTTCAAGGGCCTCGTGGGAAGGGGTGGAGTTGGGAGAGGACTAAGAGACCCCTGTTTGTGTGGTTCCTTGCAACACCCTGAAGTGACGCTGTGGGCTTAGGACTCAGTGCAGAGGGCAAATGAGCACCACACAGAATTAAGTTGAAAAACTAAAATGCATAACAACCGTAGCTGAAATTGTCTACATTCTTGGTCCAGTAAGTAATAAAGtgatgagaaaggaaagaattggGACGCCAGACGCGCTGCAGCTGTCCCCTGCAGCTACTCTGCCCCTCCTCCATGGAATGGAATGGCTTcgtttgttttcctttcattattcATTGTTatgtttggggttgttttttttttaatgaaagggggaaagaaaatattttctccttctcaTGTGAtacaatggttttattttttttttcaatgaactgAGAAATATTTGCCATAAAAGATGTAGGTAAACCCTCTAAATGCAGTTTAAAACATGGGGACAGATTATTTATCAGTGGAGGGCAAACAAAAGGCAAATTAACAGCAATATACTGGTTCCAAATCTTTCAGCAGACGTACTCTGCATCATTAGCAATAGAAATGtgttttgaaagaaattcttCCATGACTCTTATCCTAAACTTCTGAGGTCCCACATTGGGCTATAGCAAGGTGTTTCTGGTGCTTCTGGGAAATAATCCCCTTGGGTAGATCCAGTAAAACTCAAGCAGTATCGTGCAACTGTAAGAATCCACTGTATTTCTTCCTCACAAATTCTATTATGTGGTCACCTCAAAGTGGTCAGTCGAAAAatcagaatctagaaaaataattgcAATTCAGGGCATTACTATTCCTTCTATCTCATAATTTTctctggaataataataatggtgacaTAAAACTGGGTGATAGAAGAATAATTGTAGGTGTTATTTATTGGATAGTTACTATTTGCCTACTTTATTCCTGACAGCACTCCAAAGCTCATtgaccccatttcacagatgaggatgtCAAGGTGGCCACGTAGGGTCAGGGTTCTCTCCCAGGTCTTGAAGGGCCTAGAGACCAGGCTCCTCGCTACTGGACCACACCTCTTAGGTGGTGCATCTCCAGTCTTACGTACTCCAGGTGACTTGGCATAGTCATGATTTTCATGGAcaatttttcttatgtttctcacagacaaaaattaactcatattttagaaatggaagCTATTTTCTCCAGgatattttcattctgttaaatCAGTGGGACCATGCCAAAGGTGATAGCAAGTTACTAAGAGAGGAAAAGTGTCCATtgtaatgtattaaaaaaagcTTGATATTTTGTCAAAGAGGGAGCAATAGGTGGGGTGGGGTTAGTAACCAGAGAATtgctttttgtccatttttactttataaattattGTGAGCTtcaacatattttccttttgacattatcttttaatataaaatatcctAGTAGACATTTTTCCTTGCCCCTTACTCTTAATCTAAAATGTTCTTactatgaatataatttttaacaaattttaaatgttttaaatgtcatatttttaaaaattagaaagagatttaaaagaaagaagaaatttttgtttcataacAGGGCAGAAACTTGAGTAGAAATCAGAAGCCTCCATCCTCTACAATCAGTTAAAGTCAGTTTTCaacaaagaaaactgaatttataCTAGTGAATATTTCAGAATGACTGTAATGGTGCTAATCTGTGAGTACAAAACCATTTAGGAGTGCAACAATGTTGGTTGggtactttaaattttattaattaaagagGAGAATATGTGACAGCTACTATTGGATGCCTGAGTTCCCGCCTCAGatgaaaaaagggagagaaatagaggaaataatGAGGGTGAAACACAATGGGAGCCGTGGGGGGTGAGGAATGACACGAGGACACTTCCCCTCTCAGACCGAGCCTAGGAACCAGAGAGGACGGTGGACGAGGCAGCAGTGCACCCTGCACACATCAGTAGTCGTGCACCTGAGCTTCCTCATCTCTGAGACCACAAGGCTTGGCAGCCGTCCTCCAAAGACCTTGCCAGATCTTTCTCAGTCTGtgattttgaaagaaaactttatttcacTTGAGAAGATTACCATTCAGAAGGGAGGGCTGTCAGCAGCAATGGGTGGCTCTCTAGCTGTCCTAAGCCACACTGATGTGTCACTGGGGTGCACCACATGGCCTTGGTATGCCAGCTCAAGAAGTGATAGACACCAGCAACGGTGCTCGAGCGAGGCTTAAGAGTTGTCACAGATCCACAGCGCACTGTAAACACTTGAGTAAAGCACCTTTCTTTGCTCCATGTTCAATCTGTCATATCAAACCAACCAGAATTATCTTGTtgcttgcctttttaaaaacttacttagTATTatatattgctcagccataaaaaagaatgaaatattgccatttgcggcaacatggatggaactagagattatcatactaagtgaagtaagtcagaaaaagaaagacaaatatgagatcacttatatgtgggatctaaacaataatacaaatgaatctatatacaaaacagaaacagactcacagacatagaaaacaaacttacggttaccaaagaggaaaggtgagggaggggtaaattaggagtatgggattaatagatacaaactactacacataaaatagataagcaataaggatttactgtctaacacagggaacaatattgcatatcttgtaataacctataatggaaaataatctgaaaaaatatatatatatataactgaatcacgtttctgtacacctaaaactaacacaatattgtaagtcaactacacttcaatttaaaaaattagaactaaaaaaccccaaaacttagcagtATATAATTGAATAAGTAAGACGCTTATGactccactttattttatttgcaaaaaggctgttcttaaatgtatttattctctTACATCATATAATTAACCTAGAGTCCTGGATGAAACAGAAATTTCCTTGTTAAAGCAATAGAATTACTAGGTTCTGGACAGTAATTAGTACCTATTTGACAAGAGGAGTATCTTCTGTTCACCAGAAATGACTTCTCTCTTGTCACATATCAAGAATTATGAACCTAAAGCCCTAAATATAATATTCCTTATTTATCCTTGCtcctcaacatttattgagcatgtactatgaGCCAGATATGCTAAAGtacagaaaaatgagcaaaacacaTTCTGGCGCTCCATAGACTTATAAGGACTGAGGGGAAATGAGACTTGGGCCAGGAGGATCAAGAGCCCAGATGAGGAATAACAAGACCTGAGTTAGGTAGTGATAGTGGGCATGAGAAGAGGTGATACATTTGAGAGATACTTAGGAAGTAGAATCAATGGACTTCATAACAGGTAGCATGTGGGACAAAGGAGGAGTCCAGGAAGACGCAAAGGGGTTCTGGACCATGAGAGGCACGACAGAGTGATTGGATTTAATGTGTGAATCCCACTCTTGTCACTTAAGGTAAATATTCAGTTTCACatctcatcattaaaaaaaaaattattgtaagaacttaaaagaagaaatcagaggacTTCTACCTGGGATTCTAGCCAATGAGTTACTAAAATTTGCCATTGGACACTCCATCAAGTTGTTTGCATATCAAAAAATCAATGATGCTTTGCTTTGAGTTTATAATAAACCTAGTGCAGAAGGGCATGGGCTATAAGACAGTTTCAATGTAGGCTGAATTAATTTAACAATGTATcacttcttttcttctactgaATCTCCCATGGCAAAGATTGGCCGTGAATGACCTATAGATAGCCAAGCCCAATGGTCTCTTTTCAATCCACATCTTCCTTGGCTGCTTTCTTCATGAAATTATCTCCCTTGACTTCCACGCACCATTCTCTTTggttctcttccttctccatggCTTTTCCTCCTCAATCTCCTCCTAAAGGTCCTCTGCTCTGCTCACCACTTAAAAACTGGTACCCTCACTTACCACTTTTGGGCTGGCACCTCACACATCCGCATCTGTAGCCCAGTCCCCTCTCCTGCTCTAATGAGCTCTACATCTGATTGTTTTCTAGACACTCTCTTGGTGTCCCTCAGACACATCAAACTCCAGGTGTTCATCGTGGAGTGCATTAGCTCTTCGTCCTCAACACCTGCTCCTCTTCCTGTATCTGCAGCTCAGTTGCCAACACTCATGATACTCAGGACAAGCCTGAGacctggagtcatccttgactccttaCACCTGAGACCGTCACCGTATCCTGACAACTGTACCTCTCAAGTATTTCTCTAATGTGTCCTCCGTTCTCTCTACCAACGGTGACGACCCTGGTTTGGCTCCCATATTCTCTCACTCAGACTGCTTTGCTTCCAGTCTGTCTTTCTTAAAAAGTATCCTCCACACAGGCTCTAGAAGGAGCTCTCACGTTCAAATCTGTGATCATTCTCCTGCTTTAAATCCTTCTGCGGCTCCCCTTCACTCTCAGGATACAGCCAAGCTCCTTTGCATGACATCATGTGTACTCAGCTCCTCTCTGAGCACgtgagttccttgaggacagggactgtcTAAGGTGAGCAAGAAAGGTGGGACTGGGAGTGTGAGaatcaaaagaggaaaagagaagcaggTCGCGATACTGGatgtcatttttatgtcttcctaGCCATAGCTAAAATCTTACCTAAACCTACAgcaggaatattttaaatttaaagacaatTCACATGTCATGGGGAAATTTGCTATGGTCTTGGAATCCAAAAAGAATCTCCAGAAAGGAATACATAGAAAAAGTAGATTTGAATTTCCATACCAAGGAGCAGTGGTTTATTGAAGAATTGCTTTCAGCATTATGAAACATAGAGAACCTGATATGGTACTTTTGAAATCAGACAGTTTGAGGGGTAATTGCTTCTTCTGTCACGTACTATCTGAGTAACCTTGAACAAATGAATGCTGAATCTCTCTGAGCCTAAGGTCCTTGTTGGTAACATGGAGATAACACCTACCTCACATGTtgcaaaatgaaatgatataattACTATTAAGAGCCTTTACACTGAGCATGGTACTTGATAGGcctcaagaaatgtttgctatCTTCCCCTCACTGCTAATCAAATTTAAATTCTTGACTCAGTCAAAGATTTCAGAAAGTGCCCTTTAGCCTTCTGTAAGTTTTGGAAAACCCCAAACCAGTCCAAACCAGacaaaacaaacagcaaaccACCAAAAGAGATAGTCAACAGAGAGACTCCCTACTCTTTAGGCAGCCCCTCCACAAAAGTAATGGTTCTTCTGGACCGTTTCACGCTTATGCCAGAAATTTTATtacacatgtatttctttttttatatctctcTGCCATCCCCCTCCACCAGTATCACCAATTTTGTTCTCTCTGGTGATTCCTCTTAAATCCTTAAGAGGTACCATGATGCTGTTACTTGAGTCATTCTTCACTGGGCTCCTGTGACATAAAAAAGGCTAAATTAAATGTCAGAAATGAcactctattttctctgataaattgtagaaataaacactattgtattttttttcttcctagggTCAAAAGAATGGACAATAAATTTGAAGCAATGTTCCTCTTAAATTTGTCATCTTTGtgaccattattttgaaatatttctaaaataattttgatctttaaacatttttcctctatgttcttataaaataaaaaattgaagtagTTGTACACTTTAGCCCTTTTTGATGGTTAACCTTGTTTTTTCTGATTTACATGCTATGatacaaaaattgaaattatgtCAGTGTtgtcatagaattttaaaatctgaaatataaGTTGGAAGTGAATGAATGTTTCTTTAAATTCCTCTTGTTCCCTGTGTGATGTTTCATTGAACTGTAATTTCATATTACCCAAATTAAGGAAACGCTTTCACACCCTTTCTTCATTGCCATTACCAAAGTGACTCTAAATCTTC
Protein-coding regions in this window:
- the TMEM212 gene encoding transmembrane protein 212, yielding MQGLYKTAGWILITLGALSVFSGVIAFFPVFSYKLWFTGWSVWIACPIWNGALAIMTGILLLLAHKEWTQRHLWEASFTFVILSILGCPLHFTVALASALLGPYCFYSFWGIAGTNYLGYAVAFPFPYAKFPSVCVDPPHYEEYHLTLQALDLCLSFAMLCVSLTAFITLSARLIRNGHINGQKNGQ